In Raphanus sativus cultivar WK10039 chromosome 5, ASM80110v3, whole genome shotgun sequence, the following proteins share a genomic window:
- the LOC108829526 gene encoding WEB family protein At5g16730, chloroplastic-like, with translation MFGLNISLEKSTLFLAGVKTEDSEAILDQFPFNKGSLPVRYLGLPLLTKIMNVHDYSPLIARVRARVSSSTARHLTFAGRLQLISSVFFIKKLNADLEESKTGEARARSLSEEWKSRAKELEEELKEANDLERSASSSLESVMKQLEGSTDKLHDAESEITNLKHQIITLETTVARQKEESEQRLTELSKIEKEVDSLKNEPETKEKEKNRALYKEPDASLNVQRLLEQRKKLLADLETSKEEEEKGKKAMESLASALHEVSSKGRELKEKLLSQGGGDQEYETHIEDLKLVIKATREKYETMLDEARHEIDVLVSAVEQTKKHFESLKNEWEMKEANLVDYVKKMEEEVASMGKEMSRLDGLMKRTEEEADAARKKEEETRESLKEVEEEVVSLQESLEEAREESVRLKENLLEKETEFESVVHENEELRDKEDAALRKIEELSKLLYEARLTKREEVELSESETEYDLLPKVVEFSSENGHRSVEEEEEEEEEEEEEEEEEEEEEEEEEEEEEEEEEAISNGNGVEEKGMNGKPYMKEKKEESPPPDDDDDKDDSVEVIFKMWESCQIEKKEAVPDKKAELETEEVEEDSRKVDESDKASSAYVSFFSKKHPN, from the coding sequence ATGTTTGGGCTCAACATAAGTCTTGAGAAATCTACACTGTTTCTTGCTGGTGTGAAAACTGAAGATTCTGAAGCTATTCTGGATCAGTTTCCTTTTAATAAAGGATCTCTCCCGGTAAGGTATCTTGGTCTTCCTCTTCTAACCAAAATAATGAATGTGCATGACTATAGTCCACTCATTGCAAGAGTTCGAGCTCGGGTTTCTTCTTCGACGGCGAGACACTTGACATTTGCAGGTCGGCTCCAATTAATTAGTTCAGTGTTTTTTATCAAGAAGCTTAATGCTGATCTCGAAGAATCCAAGACGGGAGAGGCTCGTGCACGGAGCTTATCCGAGGAATGGAAGAGCAGAGCCAAAGAGCTTGAGGAAGAGTTGAAAGAAGCTAACGATCTAGAGAGATCCGCCTCTTCATCTTTGGAGTCTGTGATGAAACAGCTCGAAGGAAGCACTGATAAGCTGCACGATGCAGAATCCGAAATCACTAATCTCAAGCATCAAATCATCACGTTGGAGACAACAGTCGCTAGACAGAAGGAGGAATCTGAGCAACGGTTAACAGAACTGTCTAAGATCGAAAAAGAAGTTGATAGCTTAAAGAACGAGCCTGAAAccaaggagaaggagaagaaccGAGCGTTATATAAGGAGCCAGACGCTTCTTTAAACGTACAAAGACTCTTGGAACAGAGGAAGAAGCTCTTAGCGGATCTAGAAACATCaaaggaggaagaggagaaggGCAAGAAAGCGATGGAGAGTCTAGCTTCTGCGTTACACGAAGTCTCTAGCAAAGGAAGAGAGCTGAAAGAGAAGCTGCTGAGCCAAGGCGGAGGAGACCAAGAGTACGAGACGCATATAGAAGACTTGAAGCTGGTCATCAAAGCGACCAGAGAGAAGTACGAGACCATGCTTGATGAAGCAAGGCACGAGATCGATGTGCTTGTGAGCGCGGTGGAGCAGACAAAGAAGCATTTCGAGAGTTTGAAGAACGAGTGGGAGATGAAGGAAGCTAACTTGGTGGATTACGTGAagaagatggaggaggaggttgcTTCTATGGGGAAGGAGATGAGTAGGTTGGATGGTTTGATGAAGAGGACGGAGGAAGAAGCTGATGCGGCTAGGAAGAAGGAAGAGGAGACGAGAGAGAGTTTGAAAGAagtggaggaggaggtggttTCTCTTCAGGAGTCTCTTGAGGAAGCGAGAGAAGAAAGCGTGAGGCTTAAGGAGAATCTGTTGGAGAAAGAAACTGAGTTTGAAAGCGTTGTTCACGAGAACGAGGAGCTGAGGGATAAGGAAGATGCTGCTTTGAGGAAGATAGAGGAGTTATCGAAGTTACTATATGAAGCAAGATTGACCAAAAGGGAGGAGGTGGAGCTCAGTGAAAGCGAGACAGAGTATGATTTGTTGCCAAAAGTGGTTGAGTTTTCTTCTGAGAACGGTCATAGAagtgtagaagaagaagaagaagaagaagaagaagaagaagaagaagaagaagaagaagaagaagaagaagaagaagaagaagaagaagaagaagaagaagaagaagctatcagCAATGGCAATGGTGTGGAGGAGAAAGGCATGAATGGAAAGCCATAtatgaaggagaagaaagaagagtcTCCTCCtccagatgatgatgatgacaaagATGATTCAGTTGAAGTTATCTTCAAAATGTGGGAAAGTTGCCAAATAGAGAAGAAAGAAGCTGTTCCGGACAAGAAAGCAGAACTAGAGACTGAGGAAGTAGAAGAAGATTCAAGGAAGGTAGATGAAAGCGATAAGGCCTCGTCAGCTTATGTGtcctttttttctaaaaagcATCCCAATTAA